One Pectobacterium colocasium DNA segment encodes these proteins:
- a CDS encoding VENN motif pre-toxin domain-containing protein, with translation MRGVAEISNQVIDIAGMHGAIIATKAAKAEAEAKVAGLSAADRLAARDALATGDNSNRTPTEADIQKYVYQTSYDNAYTQALNSSGFGTGGAIRQGIMAVSAAVQGLAGGNVAQAIAGAAAPYLATEIKKATTDAKGNVNIAANAVAHAVLGGIVAEASGNSVLAGAAGAATGELAARVIADRLYPGKAISEMTESEKQTVTTLSLLAGGLAAGTAGDSTSNAVAGAQAGRNAVENNFLSVSEKSELEIAKQKLRNSKDPAEREQAEKDVVRLIELDISRDSAVVAACGNGAAGSAACAAARVNAYQTKTEYENTGNYNSRASQQYADAYGQIVNLLNITSVDAQNQQQVTDAMINYFMVNKGVDYETAKDYVELKKGAEIVLASVTPILGEVAAKQLSKIVDANLKVVAKGNVDGAKFSDTNQGVRPSQLADFNKPTLINDVVQAKIDKRSDKNYPNGNMGTAHAEVGVIQQAYEKGMTKGREMAMSVAGKEVCNYCLTDVRVMAEKAGLKSLTIYEESTHNVLFWQQGMKKIENKGPAK, from the coding sequence ATGCGGGGGGTTGCAGAAATCAGCAATCAGGTCATCGATATTGCCGGTATGCACGGGGCAATTATTGCCACGAAAGCGGCGAAGGCAGAAGCGGAAGCGAAGGTGGCAGGTCTTTCTGCTGCTGATAGGCTGGCGGCTAGAGACGCCCTTGCGACAGGCGACAACTCGAATCGGACGCCGACAGAGGCAGATATTCAGAAATATGTTTATCAGACGTCGTATGACAACGCCTATACTCAGGCGTTGAACAGTTCCGGATTTGGCACCGGTGGCGCGATTCGTCAGGGCATCATGGCGGTCTCGGCGGCAGTACAGGGGCTGGCTGGTGGGAATGTTGCACAGGCGATAGCGGGAGCGGCGGCACCGTATCTGGCGACAGAAATCAAGAAAGCTACGACGGACGCAAAAGGTAACGTAAATATCGCTGCCAATGCGGTAGCGCACGCGGTGCTGGGTGGCATTGTGGCAGAAGCCAGCGGCAACAGTGTGCTAGCAGGTGCGGCAGGTGCCGCGACAGGTGAGTTGGCGGCGCGCGTGATTGCTGACAGGCTGTATCCGGGTAAAGCCATCTCGGAAATGACGGAAAGTGAAAAGCAGACGGTCACCACGCTCTCGCTGCTGGCGGGCGGTCTGGCAGCGGGCACGGCAGGCGACTCGACGAGCAACGCGGTAGCGGGTGCGCAGGCAGGCCGAAATGCGGTTGAGAATAACTTCCTGAGTGTGTCGGAGAAATCAGAACTTGAGATAGCGAAGCAAAAACTCCGAAACAGCAAAGACCCGGCAGAGCGGGAGCAGGCTGAGAAGGATGTTGTCCGGTTGATAGAACTGGATATCTCAAGGGACAGTGCCGTGGTTGCGGCCTGTGGTAATGGTGCTGCCGGAAGCGCGGCCTGTGCAGCGGCCAGAGTGAATGCATATCAGACCAAAACCGAGTACGAAAACACCGGTAACTATAACTCCAGAGCCAGTCAGCAGTACGCTGATGCCTACGGCCAGATAGTGAACCTCCTGAATATCACCAGCGTTGATGCTCAGAATCAGCAGCAGGTGACAGATGCGATGATCAACTATTTTATGGTGAATAAAGGGGTTGATTATGAGACAGCAAAAGATTACGTCGAACTGAAAAAAGGCGCAGAAATCGTACTGGCATCTGTAACACCGATATTAGGAGAAGTAGCAGCAAAACAATTAAGCAAGATTGTTGACGCAAACTTGAAAGTTGTCGCAAAAGGTAATGTGGATGGAGCTAAATTCTCCGATACCAATCAAGGGGTAAGGCCTTCACAATTAGCAGATTTTAATAAACCAACGCTTATCAACGATGTCGTTCAGGCCAAGATAGACAAGCGCTCTGATAAAAATTACCCAAATGGAAATATGGGAACAGCCCATGCAGAAGTGGGAGTGATCCAACAGGCATATGAGAAAGGGATGACCAAAGGACGTGAAATGGCAATGAGTGTTGCAGGGAAAGAGGTCTGCAATTATTGCTTGACCGACGTAAGAGTTATGGCGGAAAAAGCAGGACTGAAATCACTGACAATTTATGAAGAATCAACACATAATGTTTTATTCTGGCAGCAGGGTATGAAAAAAATAGAAAATAAGGGACCTGCAAAATGA
- a CDS encoding DUF6911 family protein → MMSKLHLSWSCLPKGGNKKSDCWDDISDLLNNLQVSSGCVTVDKLDNEGYIISEIQVRMERGLYLVTFLNEDNEVMTLSDLNKPDEKILILGDYWSAKQITKDFDLVVRIFKEFFDTGNVSTDLLN, encoded by the coding sequence ATGATGAGTAAGTTGCATCTTTCATGGTCTTGCTTGCCAAAGGGTGGTAATAAGAAATCTGATTGTTGGGATGACATCAGTGATTTACTAAATAATCTTCAAGTATCTAGTGGTTGCGTTACAGTGGATAAATTAGATAACGAAGGCTATATAATCTCAGAAATTCAAGTAAGAATGGAAAGAGGTCTTTATTTGGTTACCTTTTTGAATGAAGACAATGAGGTTATGACACTTTCTGATCTAAATAAACCTGATGAAAAAATACTAATTTTGGGAGATTATTGGTCCGCAAAGCAGATCACAAAAGATTTTGATCTTGTCGTCAGGATCTTTAAAGAGTTCTTTGATACTGGAAATGTCTCAACGGATCTTCTGAATTAA
- a CDS encoding DUF6911 family protein, which translates to MIIKYELSRLCSGEEYVRNESPLWSDVLDFLNVLKDSRGSVNISIINAPDVGPERLSAEAENGFYLVTLLEYDESGGDVRSIWDNTSSSEDSIIILGNYWPKRQLTKDFDLVVRIFKEFFDTGNVSTDLLN; encoded by the coding sequence ATGATAATAAAATATGAACTTTCTCGTTTATGTTCTGGTGAAGAATATGTCAGAAATGAATCCCCTTTGTGGTCTGACGTACTTGATTTTTTAAATGTATTGAAGGATAGCCGTGGTAGCGTAAATATCAGTATCATTAATGCTCCAGATGTCGGACCAGAAAGACTCAGTGCTGAGGCAGAAAATGGCTTTTATCTGGTTACTTTACTGGAATATGATGAGTCTGGAGGTGATGTAAGATCCATATGGGATAATACATCTTCATCAGAAGATAGCATCATCATCCTCGGTAATTACTGGCCTAAACGCCAGCTTACAAAGGATTTTGATCTTGTCGTCAGGATCTTTAAAGAGTTCTTTGATACTGGAAATGTCTCAACGGATCTTCTGAATTAA
- a CDS encoding SymE family type I addiction module toxin, producing MTRDYSRSPSLHLQGNWLEAAGFGTDTAVTVSVEQGQLLIRIVAE from the coding sequence ATGACCCGCGATTACAGCCGAAGCCCCAGCCTGCACCTTCAGGGCAACTGGCTCGAAGCCGCAGGATTTGGGACAGATACGGCGGTAACAGTGAGTGTTGAGCAGGGTCAGTTGCTGATACGTATTGTGGCTGAATGA
- a CDS encoding SymE family type I addiction module toxin produces the protein MLISATTCICCRRHLKVGYVSRRHAGRNDMTRDYSRSPSLHLQGNWLEAAGFGTDTAVTVSVEQGQLLIRIVAE, from the coding sequence TTGCTGATTTCTGCAACCACCTGCATCTGTTGCAGGCGACACCTGAAGGTCGGCTATGTCAGCCGTCGCCACGCCGGCCGCAATGATATGACGCGCGATTACAGCCGAAGCCCCAGCCTGCACCTTCAGGGCAACTGGCTCGAAGCCGCAGGATTTGGGACAGATACGGCGGTAACAGTGAGTGTTGAGCAGGGTCAGTTGCTGATACGTATTGTGGCTGAATGA
- a CDS encoding VENN motif pre-toxin domain-containing protein, with translation MQVVAEISNQVIDIAGMHGAIIATKAAKAEAEAKVAGLSAADRLAARDALATGDNSNLTPTEADIQKYVYQTSYDNAYTQALNRSGFGTGGAIRQGIMAVSAAVQGLAGGNVAQAIAGAAAPYLATEIKKATTDAKGNVNIAANAVAHAVLGGIVAEASGNSVLAGAAGAATGELAARVIADRLYPGKAISEMTESEKQTVTTLSLLAGGLAAGTAGDSTSNAVAGAQAGRNAVENNLFYPGSVPKGVSDYGQSATSLYTNTNLTDEKGNVLNPTTDEQRQYAMHKLVTGTMPEGQDPVRGLLTAWGAGASVVGGTIVAPAAGVYAVFGGGLLGGITDATKQFLTMSPNDTYSYTDTLIAVGTGALTQGKGTTFSLFVNTGGAYLGSKAKGEDPSASMAGNVIGTVIGNKVGGKFTQQMLSKGYSPVSSEVIGSVASGVTSTGSGYMTEKVIKNTGAENAEE, from the coding sequence ATGCAGGTGGTTGCAGAAATCAGCAATCAGGTCATCGACATTGCCGGTATGCACGGGGCAATCATTGCCACGAAAGCGGCGAAGGCAGAAGCGGAAGCGAAGGTGGCAGGTCTTTCTGCTGCTGATAGGCTGGCGGCTAGAGACGCCCTTGCGACAGGCGACAACTCGAATCTGACGCCGACAGAGGCAGATATTCAGAAATATGTTTATCAGACGTCGTATGACAACGCCTATACTCAGGCGTTGAACCGTTCCGGATTTGGCACCGGTGGCGCGATTCGTCAGGGCATCATGGCGGTCTCGGCGGCAGTACAGGGGCTGGCCGGTGGTAACGTTGCGCAGGCGATAGCGGGAGCGGCGGCACCGTATCTGGCGACAGAAATCAAGAAAGCCACGACGGACGCAAAAGGTAACGTAAATATCGCTGCCAATGCGGTAGCGCACGCGGTGCTGGGTGGTATTGTGGCAGAAGCCAGCGGCAACAGTGTGCTAGCAGGTGCGGCAGGTGCCGCGACAGGTGAGTTGGCGGCGCGCGTGATTGCTGACAGGCTGTATCCGGGTAAAGCCATCTCGGAAATGACGGAAAGTGAAAAGCAGACGGTCACCACGCTCTCGCTTCTGGCGGGCGGTCTGGCAGCGGGCACGGCAGGCGACTCGACGAGCAACGCGGTAGCGGGTGCGCAGGCAGGCCGAAATGCGGTGGAGAATAATCTCTTCTACCCCGGTTCTGTGCCTAAAGGCGTGAGCGATTATGGTCAGTCTGCGACATCATTGTATACCAACACCAATCTGACGGATGAGAAAGGCAATGTGCTTAATCCGACAACAGACGAGCAACGGCAATACGCGATGCATAAGCTAGTCACGGGGACGATGCCGGAAGGACAGGATCCTGTACGTGGCTTGTTAACAGCGTGGGGAGCGGGAGCTTCAGTGGTTGGTGGAACAATCGTTGCACCAGCGGCTGGTGTTTATGCTGTGTTTGGCGGCGGTTTACTCGGCGGTATTACAGATGCAACCAAACAGTTTTTAACTATGTCTCCGAATGACACATACAGCTATACCGATACATTGATTGCTGTAGGAACAGGAGCGCTGACTCAAGGTAAGGGAACGACTTTTAGCCTCTTTGTGAATACAGGGGGAGCATATTTAGGAAGTAAGGCGAAAGGTGAAGATCCGAGTGCATCTATGGCAGGTAATGTGATTGGTACTGTTATTGGTAATAAAGTTGGGGGCAAGTTTACCCAGCAGATGCTCTCAAAGGGTTACTCTCCTGTGAGTTCAGAAGTTATCGGTTCAGTAGCAAGTGGAGTGACTAGCACAGGCTCTGGATATATGACTGAAAAAGTAATTAAGAATACGGGAGCTGAGAATGCAGAAGAATGA